One genomic window of Candidatus Schekmanbacteria bacterium includes the following:
- a CDS encoding acyl-CoA dehydrogenase — MDFKLTEEQQMLKDMCRSFAEKEIMPNAEHWYKTGEFPTEVFKKMAELDLMGLLIPEEYGGSNVGTVAYVAAMEEIARGDQSVATTWNAHITIGSVPFLYFGTEEQKEKFLKPLAKGECIGAFGLTEANAGSDARGIATKAELKGDEWVINGTKCFITNVGTPLSYGVVILAITGIDEKGRKEFSAIIVPKDTPGFTIGKRYEKIGWHSVDTRELIFEDARVPKENVLGQVGQGLKHFMEVLDVGRISIAALSLGCAQRAYELALQHAQERVQFGKPICKNQAIQFKLADMAMEIECARLLTYKAAWLRDNNQPYAKEAAMAKTYASEVAVRVTEQAVQIHGGYGYTEEYAVSRFYRDAKILTIGEGTNEIQRMIIARIIGC; from the coding sequence ATGGATTTCAAGCTTACAGAAGAACAACAAATGTTAAAGGATATGTGTCGTAGTTTTGCTGAGAAGGAGATTATGCCAAATGCAGAGCATTGGTATAAAACAGGAGAGTTCCCTACTGAAGTTTTCAAAAAGATGGCAGAGCTTGACTTGATGGGTTTGTTGATCCCTGAAGAATATGGCGGATCAAATGTGGGAACAGTGGCTTATGTTGCCGCAATGGAAGAGATTGCAAGGGGTGACCAATCAGTTGCTACCACTTGGAATGCCCATATAACGATCGGCAGTGTTCCTTTTCTTTATTTTGGAACGGAAGAACAGAAAGAAAAATTTCTAAAACCGCTTGCAAAAGGTGAATGCATAGGTGCATTTGGCCTCACAGAGGCAAATGCCGGTTCCGATGCGAGAGGGATTGCGACAAAAGCAGAGTTGAAAGGTGATGAATGGGTGATAAACGGTACAAAGTGTTTTATCACAAATGTTGGAACACCTCTCAGCTATGGAGTGGTTATCCTTGCTATTACAGGAATAGATGAGAAGGGAAGAAAAGAGTTCAGTGCAATAATCGTTCCAAAAGATACGCCGGGATTTACCATTGGGAAAAGGTATGAAAAGATTGGTTGGCATTCAGTTGATACGAGAGAGCTTATTTTTGAAGATGCTCGAGTCCCGAAAGAAAATGTTCTTGGACAAGTCGGGCAAGGGCTTAAGCACTTTATGGAAGTTCTTGATGTAGGAAGAATAAGTATTGCCGCACTATCTTTGGGGTGTGCGCAGAGAGCTTACGAGCTTGCTCTTCAACACGCACAGGAAAGGGTTCAGTTTGGCAAACCAATATGCAAAAATCAGGCGATCCAATTCAAGCTTGCTGATATGGCAATGGAGATCGAATGCGCAAGACTCCTCACATATAAGGCGGCATGGTTGAGAGACAACAATCAACCCTATGCAAAAGAAGCCGCAATGGCAAAAACATATGCCTCTGAAGTTGCAGTGAGAGTGACAGAACAGGCAGTGCAGATTCACGGCGGATATGGTTATACCGAAGAATATGCAGTATCGAGATTTTACAGAGATGCGAAGATATTGACAATCGGCGAAGGTACCAATGAGATTCAAAGAATGATTATTGCCCGTATTATAGGATGCTAA